From the Comamonas odontotermitis genome, one window contains:
- a CDS encoding hotdog fold thioesterase codes for MTAIWKKPFSLDALRAAARNTAIEHLGIEYLEIGDDYLVGRVPVDHRTHQPYGLLHGGVSVVLAETLGSVGAMFSSPPDWRCVGLDINANHIRGVKSGWVTGTARPVHIGRTTQVWQIDMVNDEGKLTCVSRITMAMLQEG; via the coding sequence ATGACTGCCATCTGGAAAAAGCCCTTCTCATTGGACGCCCTGCGTGCCGCCGCGCGCAACACCGCGATCGAGCACCTGGGCATCGAATACCTGGAAATCGGTGACGACTATCTTGTGGGCCGTGTGCCTGTGGACCACCGCACGCACCAACCCTATGGCTTGCTGCACGGCGGCGTGAGCGTGGTACTGGCCGAGACCCTGGGCTCCGTCGGTGCCATGTTCTCCTCACCGCCTGATTGGCGCTGCGTGGGCCTCGACATCAATGCCAACCATATTCGTGGCGTGAAAAGCGGCTGGGTCACCGGTACGGCACGCCCGGTGCACATTGGCCGCACCACCCAGGTCTGGCAGATCGACATGGTGAACGACGAAGGCAAGCTGACTTGCGTGTCGCGCATCACCATGGCAATGCTGCAGGAAGGCTGA
- a CDS encoding L-serine ammonia-lyase, whose product MAVSVFDLFKIGIGPSSSHTVGPMRAAHAFVQRLQRQGMLAKVARLRCQLFGSLGATGIGHASDRAVMQGLAGHAPDTVDVNAVEAIIAQVHSTQQLPLNGEHTIVFEPAIDLLLIGDVSLPFHPNGMRFEAWDAQHELLDAQAYYSVGGGFIVSEEAAHDAERQQVIAPDTEVLPLPFHSAAQLLQQAHDHQQPIAQIMRTNERHWRSDADIDSGLLKIWQAMQDCVQRGCTTQGRLPGGLNVKRRAAGFYEGLTQHADSPSTDPLQVIDWVNLFALAVNEENAAGGRVVTAPTNGAAGIVPAVLHYYWRFVPGATEAGIIDFLLTAGAIGILYKENASISGAEVGCQGEVGVACSMAAAGLCAVMGGTPEQVENAAEIGMEHHLGLTCDPVAGLVQVPCIERNALAAVKAINAARMALRGDGSHVVSLDKVIETMRATGADMMSKYKETSLGGLAVHIVEC is encoded by the coding sequence ATGGCAGTCAGCGTGTTTGATTTGTTCAAGATCGGTATCGGGCCCAGCAGCTCGCACACCGTAGGGCCCATGCGCGCTGCACATGCCTTTGTGCAGCGCCTGCAACGGCAAGGCATGCTGGCAAAGGTGGCACGCTTGCGCTGCCAGCTGTTTGGCTCCTTGGGTGCCACCGGCATTGGTCACGCCAGCGACCGCGCCGTCATGCAGGGCCTCGCGGGCCATGCGCCCGATACAGTGGATGTGAACGCCGTCGAAGCCATCATCGCGCAGGTACACAGCACGCAACAACTGCCGCTGAATGGCGAACACACCATTGTGTTTGAGCCTGCTATCGATCTGCTGCTGATCGGCGATGTGAGCCTGCCGTTCCACCCCAATGGCATGCGTTTCGAAGCCTGGGATGCGCAGCATGAACTGCTGGACGCACAGGCCTACTACTCGGTCGGCGGCGGCTTCATCGTCAGCGAAGAGGCGGCCCACGATGCCGAGCGCCAGCAAGTGATTGCACCGGATACCGAGGTGCTTCCCCTGCCATTTCACAGCGCCGCACAGCTGCTGCAACAGGCACATGACCACCAGCAGCCCATTGCACAGATCATGCGCACCAACGAGCGCCATTGGCGCAGCGATGCCGACATCGACAGTGGCCTGCTCAAGATCTGGCAGGCCATGCAGGATTGCGTGCAGCGCGGCTGCACCACGCAAGGCCGTTTGCCGGGGGGCCTGAATGTCAAGCGCCGCGCTGCTGGCTTTTACGAGGGTCTCACCCAGCATGCGGACAGCCCCTCCACCGATCCGCTGCAGGTGATCGACTGGGTGAACCTGTTCGCGCTGGCCGTCAACGAAGAAAACGCCGCTGGCGGGCGCGTGGTGACCGCGCCCACCAATGGTGCGGCAGGCATCGTACCCGCCGTGCTGCACTACTACTGGCGCTTTGTGCCAGGCGCTACCGAAGCGGGCATCATCGACTTCCTACTGACTGCGGGAGCGATCGGTATTCTGTACAAGGAAAACGCCTCCATCTCCGGTGCCGAAGTGGGCTGCCAGGGCGAGGTGGGCGTGGCCTGCTCCATGGCGGCTGCGGGCCTGTGTGCCGTGATGGGCGGTACACCGGAGCAGGTTGAAAACGCCGCCGAGATTGGCATGGAGCACCACCTGGGCCTGACCTGCGACCCTGTGGCAGGCCTGGTGCAGGTGCCCTGCATCGAGCGCAATGCGCTGGCCGCCGTCAAGGCCATCAACGCGGCCCGCATGGCACTGCGCGGAGATGGATCGCATGTCGTGAGCCTGGACAAGGTGATCGAGACCATGCGTGCCACAGGTGCCGACATGATGAGCAAGTACAAGGAAACATCGCTGGGTGGGCTGGCCGTGCACATCGTCGAGTGCTGA
- a CDS encoding RecQ family ATP-dependent DNA helicase gives MSLAHTVLQDAFGYEHFRGSQQAIVEHVIGGGDALVLMPTGGGKSLCYQIPAIVRQQKDQGTTIVISPLIALMQDQVSSMHEVGVEAAFLNSTLDYDQTRDVEMQLLSGGYTLLYVAPERLNTPRFLGLLDELHAMGKLALFAIDEAHCVSQWGHDFRPEYRELTVLHERYAGVPRIALTATADSLTRADIVERLQLEDARQFISSFDRPNIRYTIVEKKDATTQLLRFIEHEHDGEAGVVYCQSRRKVEELADALNQAGISALPYHAGLPPETRQLHQHRFLREDGIVMVATIAFGMGINKPDVRFVAHVDMPKNIESYYQETGRGGRDGLPADAWMAYGLQDVVNQRRMIDDSPADDTFKQVMRGKLDALLALAEATDCRRVRLLAYFGEQYGTGGDRDSAHPELAAATSDKAPRYTCGSCDNCIQPPKTWDGTDAARKLLSTIYRAHEASDITFGTSHIIDIVRGKDTDKVRQFGHDKLSTYGLGDMYSESQLRGVLRQLLAVGALATQKVHTDAGYSFETLTLCDGSRAVLRGEQAVQLREASAAKTSRSRTRSTNPAAAAQNLGPDEQVRFINLKAWRTEIAKEHNVPAYVVFADATLAAIAQRNPQSLDELHGISGIGVKKLEAYGEAVLKVVQS, from the coding sequence TTGTCCCTTGCCCACACCGTCCTGCAGGACGCCTTTGGTTATGAGCATTTCCGTGGATCACAGCAGGCCATCGTCGAGCACGTGATCGGTGGTGGTGATGCGCTGGTGCTGATGCCCACGGGCGGCGGCAAAAGCCTGTGCTACCAGATTCCGGCCATCGTGCGCCAGCAGAAGGACCAGGGCACGACCATCGTCATCTCGCCGCTGATTGCGCTGATGCAGGACCAGGTCAGCAGCATGCACGAGGTGGGAGTGGAGGCTGCCTTCCTCAATTCCACGCTGGATTACGACCAGACACGCGATGTCGAGATGCAGTTGCTGTCGGGCGGCTATACCTTGCTGTACGTGGCGCCCGAACGCCTGAACACACCGCGCTTTTTGGGCCTGCTGGACGAGCTGCACGCCATGGGCAAGCTGGCACTGTTTGCCATCGACGAAGCGCATTGCGTGAGCCAGTGGGGCCACGACTTTCGCCCCGAATACCGCGAACTCACGGTGCTGCACGAGCGCTATGCCGGTGTGCCGCGCATCGCGCTTACCGCCACCGCCGATTCGCTGACGCGTGCCGATATCGTCGAGCGCCTGCAGCTCGAAGACGCCCGGCAGTTCATCAGCAGCTTTGACCGGCCCAACATCCGCTACACCATCGTCGAAAAAAAGGACGCGACGACACAGCTGCTGCGCTTCATCGAGCATGAGCACGACGGAGAAGCCGGTGTGGTGTACTGCCAGTCGCGCCGCAAGGTGGAAGAGCTGGCAGACGCATTGAACCAGGCGGGCATCAGCGCCCTGCCCTACCATGCCGGCCTGCCACCCGAAACGCGCCAACTGCACCAGCACCGCTTTCTGCGCGAAGACGGCATCGTCATGGTGGCCACCATCGCCTTCGGCATGGGCATCAACAAGCCCGATGTGCGGTTTGTGGCCCATGTGGACATGCCCAAGAACATCGAAAGCTATTACCAGGAAACCGGTCGCGGCGGCCGCGACGGCCTGCCAGCAGACGCCTGGATGGCCTATGGCCTGCAGGATGTGGTCAACCAGCGTCGCATGATCGACGACAGCCCGGCAGATGACACCTTCAAGCAGGTGATGCGCGGCAAACTCGATGCCCTGCTCGCCCTGGCCGAAGCCACCGACTGCCGCCGTGTGCGCCTGCTCGCCTATTTCGGAGAACAGTACGGCACCGGCGGTGACCGCGATTCCGCGCATCCGGAACTGGCTGCTGCCACCTCGGACAAGGCACCGCGCTACACGTGTGGCAGTTGCGACAACTGCATCCAGCCACCCAAGACCTGGGACGGCACCGACGCCGCACGCAAGCTGCTGTCCACCATCTACCGCGCACACGAGGCCAGTGACATCACCTTCGGCACCAGCCACATCATCGACATCGTGCGCGGCAAGGACACCGACAAGGTGCGCCAGTTCGGCCACGACAAACTGTCGACCTACGGCCTGGGCGACATGTACAGCGAAAGCCAGCTGCGAGGCGTGCTGCGCCAGCTGCTGGCGGTTGGCGCCCTCGCCACCCAGAAGGTGCACACCGACGCCGGCTACAGCTTTGAAACCCTGACCCTGTGCGACGGCTCACGCGCCGTGCTGCGCGGCGAGCAAGCCGTGCAACTGCGCGAAGCCAGTGCCGCCAAGACCAGCCGCAGCCGCACGCGCAGCACCAACCCCGCCGCCGCAGCCCAGAACCTGGGGCCCGATGAGCAGGTGCGCTTCATCAACCTCAAGGCCTGGCGCACTGAAATCGCCAAGGAACACAATGTTCCGGCCTACGTCGTTTTCGCCGACGCCACGCTGGCCGCCATTGCCCAGCGCAACCCGCAATCCCTGGACGAACTGCATGGTATCAGCGGCATTGGTGTGAAAAAGCTGGAAGCGTATGGAGAGGCTGTGTTGAAGGTAGTGCAAAGCTAG
- a CDS encoding cupin domain-containing protein → MTPLQALDTNEIKVSHPQPWFAQTLTSIDGVNLRYRVIRDTVASFHVHDDSPECFLVLSGEVVVDTEAGPVTLTPGMFYRVEPGMSHRSRVVGEACLLVMDKMP, encoded by the coding sequence ATGACACCTCTCCAGGCACTGGATACCAACGAAATCAAGGTCTCGCATCCGCAGCCATGGTTCGCACAGACGCTGACTTCCATTGACGGTGTGAACCTGCGCTATCGGGTGATACGCGACACCGTTGCGTCTTTTCACGTGCACGACGATTCGCCAGAGTGCTTTCTTGTACTCAGTGGCGAAGTGGTGGTGGATACCGAGGCAGGCCCTGTCACGCTCACACCAGGGATGTTCTACCGTGTAGAACCCGGCATGTCCCATCGCAGCAGGGTGGTGGGTGAAGCCTGTCTGCTGGTCATGGACAAGATGCCCTGA
- a CDS encoding LysR family transcriptional regulator, giving the protein MAMHFDLVDLRLMVHVADANSMTRGAELSFISLPAASTRIKNLEESMGVKLLYRTSQGVTLTLPGQAFVQHARTVLGQIEHLRGDMQEYARGIKGHVRVFANTTALGEFLPPVLRTYLRKHPDVDIDLRERLSNDIIRAVGEGQTDIGIVAGQVRTESLVSMPYRRDHLILVVNPEHPLAKRKSVAFGDTLDFDYVGLHESSAIHAFLRQHSDLLHRPIKQRIQVGNFEAACRMIEAGVGIGILPESAARRHAKIMDIRIIQLSDEWSNREMQIVVRNLESLPSFARELVELLVEDGIVADDADGLDNDIPTSN; this is encoded by the coding sequence ATGGCAATGCATTTTGATTTGGTAGACCTGCGCCTGATGGTGCACGTGGCAGACGCGAACAGCATGACGCGAGGGGCCGAACTGTCGTTCATCTCCCTGCCCGCCGCCAGCACCCGCATCAAGAACCTCGAAGAGAGCATGGGCGTGAAGCTGCTCTATCGCACCAGCCAGGGCGTGACCCTGACCCTGCCCGGACAGGCCTTTGTACAGCATGCCCGCACCGTTCTCGGCCAGATCGAGCACCTGCGCGGCGACATGCAGGAATACGCCCGCGGCATCAAGGGCCACGTACGTGTGTTTGCCAACACCACGGCGCTGGGCGAGTTTTTGCCACCCGTTCTGCGCACCTACCTGCGCAAGCACCCGGATGTGGACATCGACCTGCGCGAGCGCCTGTCCAACGACATCATCCGTGCTGTGGGCGAAGGCCAGACCGACATTGGCATCGTGGCCGGTCAGGTGCGTACCGAAAGCCTGGTCTCGATGCCCTACCGCCGCGATCACCTGATCCTCGTCGTCAACCCCGAGCATCCGCTGGCCAAGCGCAAATCCGTCGCCTTTGGCGACACGCTGGATTTCGACTATGTGGGCCTGCACGAATCCAGCGCCATCCACGCTTTCCTGCGCCAGCACAGCGACTTGCTGCACCGCCCGATCAAGCAGCGTATCCAGGTAGGCAATTTTGAAGCGGCCTGCCGCATGATCGAAGCAGGCGTGGGCATCGGCATCCTGCCGGAATCGGCCGCACGGCGCCATGCCAAGATCATGGACATCCGCATCATCCAGCTGTCCGACGAATGGTCCAACCGCGAAATGCAGATCGTGGTGCGCAACCTCGAATCGCTGCCTTCGTTTGCCCGTGAGCTGGTCGAGCTGCTGGTTGAAGACGGTATCGTCGCCGACGATGCAGATGGTCTGGATAACGACATCCCCACCAGCAACTGA
- a CDS encoding ABC transporter permease codes for MNQAIQLQATDLLVGALLVLLATGASWAMRLQLERQVMWASLRMVVQLLLVGYVLRLVFQHASPAATLVVVCVMIAAAAREVAVRPHQRLSRGGNYQIAGLVVALSSLSTVILALLTAVRPEPWFDARYAIPLMGIVLGSVLNAASLGLDSFFDGVRQGRASIEAQLALGVPFRRAMAPHTRAAIRRGLIPIINQMTAAGLITLPGIMTGQILGGMDPLEAAKYQILLLFLLTFAGGLAAAGSVLLATRPLGDDRQRLRLDRLHPNA; via the coding sequence ATGAACCAGGCAATCCAATTGCAAGCCACCGATCTGCTGGTGGGAGCGTTGCTGGTGCTACTGGCCACCGGTGCATCATGGGCCATGCGGCTGCAGCTGGAGCGTCAGGTAATGTGGGCCTCGCTGCGCATGGTGGTGCAGTTGCTGCTGGTGGGCTATGTGCTGCGCCTCGTGTTCCAGCACGCGTCGCCTGCCGCGACCTTGGTGGTGGTCTGCGTGATGATTGCCGCAGCGGCGCGTGAAGTGGCCGTGCGCCCGCACCAGCGACTGTCCCGAGGTGGCAACTACCAGATTGCCGGGCTTGTGGTGGCGTTGTCGAGCCTGTCCACCGTCATCCTCGCGCTGCTGACGGCAGTGCGACCCGAACCCTGGTTCGATGCGCGCTATGCCATTCCGCTGATGGGCATCGTGCTGGGCAGCGTACTCAACGCGGCAAGCCTGGGGCTGGACAGTTTTTTCGATGGCGTGCGCCAGGGCCGTGCTTCCATTGAAGCGCAGCTCGCGCTAGGCGTGCCGTTTCGCCGCGCCATGGCGCCACATACCCGTGCCGCCATTCGCCGGGGGCTGATTCCCATCATCAACCAGATGACGGCTGCTGGCCTGATCACCTTGCCCGGCATCATGACGGGCCAGATTCTGGGCGGCATGGACCCGCTGGAAGCCGCCAAGTACCAGATCTTGCTTCTGTTTCTGCTGACCTTTGCGGGCGGTTTGGCAGCGGCAGGGAGTGTGCTGCTTGCCACACGCCCCCTGGGCGATGACCGCCAGCGTCTGCGCCTGGACCGCCTGCACCCCAACGCCTGA
- a CDS encoding homocysteine S-methyltransferase family protein: MQQPAYTRAKELPATLAKRLVILDGAMGTMIQRFKLGEVQYRGEGYRGAEGAGERFQDFAHDVKGNNELLSITRPDVIRDIHEKYLAAGADLIETNTFGATTIAQEDYHMADLAYEMNLKSARLARAACDKYSTPDHPRYVAGALGPTPKTASISPDVNDPGARNVTFEALRQAYLEQTLALIEGGADVILVETIFDTLNAKAALFAVDEAFEQTGERLPIMISGTVTDASGRILSGQTVTAFWHSVRHANPLSVGLNCALGATLMRPYVQELAKAAPDTFISCYPNAGLPNPMSDTGFDETPEITSRLVHEFAAEGLVNIVGGCCGTTPDHIGAIAKAVQATTTRRLFYPAEA, from the coding sequence ATGCAACAGCCAGCCTACACCCGCGCAAAAGAACTGCCCGCCACCCTTGCCAAGCGCCTTGTCATCCTCGACGGCGCGATGGGAACCATGATTCAGCGTTTCAAGCTGGGTGAAGTACAGTACCGAGGTGAAGGCTACCGCGGCGCTGAAGGTGCAGGTGAGCGCTTCCAGGACTTTGCCCACGATGTGAAGGGCAACAATGAGCTGCTGTCGATCACCCGCCCCGATGTGATTCGTGACATCCACGAAAAGTACCTGGCCGCTGGTGCCGACCTGATTGAGACCAACACCTTTGGCGCAACCACGATTGCGCAAGAGGATTACCACATGGCCGATCTGGCCTATGAGATGAATCTCAAGAGCGCCCGGCTGGCGCGGGCCGCCTGCGACAAATACAGCACGCCAGACCATCCGCGATACGTGGCAGGTGCCCTGGGCCCTACGCCCAAGACGGCGTCGATCAGCCCCGATGTAAACGACCCCGGTGCGCGCAACGTTACCTTCGAAGCCCTGCGCCAGGCCTATCTCGAGCAGACACTGGCGCTGATCGAAGGCGGTGCCGATGTGATCCTGGTCGAGACGATTTTCGACACCCTCAACGCCAAGGCCGCGCTGTTTGCGGTGGACGAAGCGTTTGAGCAGACCGGCGAGCGCCTACCCATCATGATCAGCGGCACGGTGACCGATGCCTCGGGCCGAATTCTCTCCGGGCAGACCGTGACGGCCTTCTGGCACAGCGTGCGTCACGCCAATCCGCTTTCGGTGGGCCTGAACTGCGCATTGGGTGCCACCTTGATGCGCCCCTACGTGCAAGAGCTGGCCAAGGCTGCGCCTGATACCTTCATCAGCTGCTATCCCAATGCAGGCCTGCCCAACCCCATGAGCGACACCGGCTTTGACGAAACGCCGGAGATCACGAGCCGCCTGGTGCACGAGTTTGCTGCTGAAGGCCTGGTCAACATCGTGGGTGGCTGCTGCGGCACTACGCCTGACCACATTGGCGCCATTGCCAAGGCGGTACAGGCAACGACTACGCGCCGCCTGTTTTATCCGGCAGAGGCTTGA
- a CDS encoding ABC transporter ATP-binding protein — protein MPTGYALIPPRLSLRALQSPIAGPCTLDLQAGECLAIMGASGAGKSVLLRLIADLDPGSGQVLLNGQPRSQFSGPAWRQQVMYLAAEPAWWAESVMAHFPPDSQAQLLQLAAQLGLRHGFIDIPVAQLSTGERQRLALLRGLVRKPQVLLLDEPTAALDEDSILAVEQLLRSHQQQGLSVVWVTHSHPQASRVASRCLRLHERQLTPMETVQ, from the coding sequence ATGCCTACTGGTTATGCCCTCATACCGCCCCGACTGTCACTGCGGGCACTGCAAAGCCCCATCGCAGGCCCCTGCACACTGGATCTGCAAGCCGGGGAATGCCTCGCCATCATGGGCGCATCGGGCGCTGGCAAGTCGGTCCTGCTGCGGCTGATTGCCGATCTGGATCCTGGTAGCGGGCAGGTGCTGCTCAATGGACAGCCTCGCAGCCAGTTCAGCGGACCGGCCTGGCGCCAGCAGGTGATGTATCTGGCAGCAGAGCCCGCCTGGTGGGCGGAATCTGTGATGGCGCATTTTCCGCCAGATAGCCAAGCACAATTGCTGCAACTGGCGGCGCAGTTGGGTCTGCGCCATGGGTTCATCGACATTCCTGTTGCGCAACTCTCGACCGGCGAGCGCCAACGGCTGGCGCTGCTGCGCGGGCTGGTGCGCAAACCGCAGGTGCTGCTGCTGGATGAGCCCACCGCAGCACTGGACGAAGATTCCATCCTCGCCGTCGAGCAACTGCTGCGCAGCCACCAACAACAAGGCCTGAGCGTAGTATGGGTGACGCACTCGCATCCCCAGGCATCACGGGTGGCAAGCCGCTGCCTGCGACTGCATGAGCGGCAGCTGACGCCCATGGAGACTGTCCAATGA
- a CDS encoding acyl-CoA dehydrogenase family protein: protein MAQRDTDNLVDELVDYDPLGSDPALQAALERAQAQAWLPGLQQHARTVGSTEFAQWASQANRHTPQLQQWDARGRRIDQVEFHPAWHRVLAHYRSQQLIDMPFSGESSADGLRGRWSAWAAGFYLHGQAEAGSLCPATMTTAAIPVLRKEPALWAQIERGITSTRHDERDAPLAEKTALWVGMGMTEKQGGSDVRSNTTVAYPMNESGHGGRGAAYRLQGHKWFYSVPTADAHLVVARMADGPGDAGALHAPLACFWVPRWRPDGTRNIVLVQRLKDKVGNRSNASSEVVFDDAYGVLVGEEGRGIATIMEMATITRLCCVLGSSALLRQATAQALWSTRHRQAFGAALVEQPLMQSVLADLALESEAALLLAMQLAQAFEDSSVPDKPAAQAWQRIMTPAAKFWVCKRAITCSAEAMEVLGGNGYIESSALARLYRETPVNSIWEGSGNVMCLDVLKALQRSPDQRDALWNALQTMAADDVPVQQALQRLQRQWHTFEHDAWAQQAQARQWVQQLVLVTQAGLMRQYADSTRADAFVASRLSADCSMGVIGASPLAKAQIAAILGASLHLQE, encoded by the coding sequence ATGGCACAGCGCGACACGGACAACCTGGTAGATGAGCTGGTCGACTACGATCCGCTGGGCAGCGATCCTGCGTTGCAAGCTGCCCTGGAGCGCGCTCAGGCACAAGCCTGGCTGCCGGGCCTGCAGCAGCACGCACGTACCGTGGGCAGCACGGAGTTTGCACAATGGGCCAGCCAGGCCAACCGCCACACACCGCAATTGCAGCAGTGGGATGCACGTGGACGGCGGATTGATCAGGTGGAGTTCCACCCCGCATGGCACCGTGTGCTGGCCCACTACCGATCGCAACAGCTGATCGACATGCCGTTTTCCGGCGAGTCGTCCGCTGATGGGCTGCGCGGCCGCTGGAGTGCCTGGGCCGCAGGCTTTTACCTGCACGGCCAGGCCGAAGCCGGCAGCCTGTGCCCCGCCACCATGACGACAGCCGCCATCCCCGTGCTGCGCAAAGAGCCAGCGCTATGGGCTCAGATAGAGCGCGGCATCACCAGCACCCGCCATGACGAACGCGATGCGCCACTGGCCGAGAAGACCGCGCTGTGGGTGGGCATGGGCATGACCGAAAAGCAAGGCGGTTCGGACGTGCGCAGCAACACCACAGTCGCCTACCCCATGAATGAATCGGGGCACGGCGGACGTGGTGCGGCGTACCGGCTGCAGGGCCACAAATGGTTCTATTCGGTCCCGACGGCCGATGCGCACCTGGTGGTGGCGCGCATGGCAGACGGCCCGGGCGATGCCGGTGCCCTGCACGCGCCGCTGGCCTGTTTCTGGGTACCGCGCTGGCGGCCTGATGGCACGCGCAACATCGTGCTGGTGCAACGCCTTAAAGACAAGGTGGGCAACCGCAGCAACGCCAGCAGCGAAGTGGTGTTTGACGATGCCTATGGGGTGCTGGTGGGTGAGGAAGGCCGAGGCATTGCCACCATCATGGAGATGGCCACGATCACACGGCTGTGCTGCGTTCTGGGCAGCAGCGCCCTGCTGCGCCAGGCCACGGCGCAGGCGCTGTGGTCCACCCGGCACAGGCAGGCATTTGGCGCGGCGCTGGTCGAGCAGCCGTTGATGCAATCGGTGCTGGCAGACCTGGCGCTGGAGAGCGAAGCCGCGCTGCTGCTGGCCATGCAACTGGCGCAGGCATTTGAAGACAGCAGCGTCCCCGACAAACCAGCCGCGCAGGCCTGGCAGCGCATCATGACGCCAGCGGCCAAGTTCTGGGTCTGCAAACGCGCCATCACCTGCAGCGCCGAGGCCATGGAAGTACTGGGCGGCAACGGCTATATCGAAAGCTCCGCGCTGGCACGCCTCTACCGCGAAACACCGGTCAATTCGATCTGGGAAGGCTCGGGCAATGTGATGTGCCTGGATGTGCTCAAAGCCCTGCAGCGCTCACCCGATCAGCGCGATGCGCTATGGAATGCATTGCAGACCATGGCAGCGGATGACGTACCTGTTCAACAGGCCCTGCAGCGCTTGCAACGCCAGTGGCACACCTTCGAGCACGACGCCTGGGCACAGCAGGCGCAGGCACGCCAATGGGTGCAGCAGCTCGTGCTGGTGACACAGGCGGGCCTCATGCGGCAGTATGCGGACAGTACCCGCGCCGATGCCTTTGTGGCCAGCCGCCTCAGCGCGGACTGCAGCATGGGTGTGATTGGTGCTTCTCCCCTTGCCAAGGCGCAGATCGCCGCTATCCTCGGCGCCAGTTTGCATCTGCAGGAATGA
- a CDS encoding aspartate/glutamate racemase family protein, with protein MSTKTVGILGGMGPAAGADFARLFVQACAEQLKAGGAAVADQAYPEHWLAQLPIPDRSAALLAPEAAEDPFPMMCTAMDKLQAVGSTAVAMACNTAHAWHERLQQAYPRLQLLHIARVVAESLQQQGHRACVLLATQGTYRIGLYDEALAACGITVHLPQDAERELLMQGIYQGVKADRLDLARACFSQVARAMRLRHGDVPLIMGCTEIPLALPGAPEVEGLPLVDPAWELAQALARVAYGR; from the coding sequence ATGAGCACGAAAACCGTAGGCATCCTGGGCGGCATGGGACCGGCAGCGGGCGCTGATTTTGCACGTCTGTTTGTGCAGGCCTGTGCAGAGCAACTCAAGGCCGGCGGTGCAGCCGTGGCTGACCAGGCTTATCCAGAGCACTGGCTGGCGCAACTGCCCATTCCTGACCGCAGTGCAGCATTGCTGGCGCCTGAAGCTGCCGAAGACCCCTTTCCGATGATGTGCACCGCAATGGACAAATTGCAGGCCGTGGGCTCCACCGCTGTGGCCATGGCCTGCAATACCGCCCATGCCTGGCATGAGCGCCTGCAGCAGGCCTACCCACGCCTGCAGTTGCTGCACATTGCCCGCGTGGTGGCAGAGAGCCTGCAACAACAAGGCCACCGCGCCTGTGTGTTGCTGGCCACGCAAGGCACCTACCGCATCGGCCTGTACGACGAGGCACTGGCGGCCTGCGGCATCACCGTGCACCTGCCGCAAGACGCCGAGCGAGAGCTGCTGATGCAAGGCATCTACCAAGGGGTGAAAGCGGACAGGCTGGACTTGGCACGCGCCTGCTTCTCTCAGGTGGCGCGCGCCATGCGGCTGCGCCATGGCGATGTGCCGTTGATCATGGGATGCACCGAAATCCCGCTGGCGCTGCCGGGCGCTCCGGAGGTGGAAGGTCTGCCCCTTGTGGACCCGGCCTGGGAGCTGGCCCAAGCCTTGGCGCGTGTGGCTTACGGCCGGTAA